Proteins encoded together in one Telopea speciosissima isolate NSW1024214 ecotype Mountain lineage chromosome 6, Tspe_v1, whole genome shotgun sequence window:
- the LOC122665816 gene encoding cytochrome P450 CYP82D47-like, giving the protein MNSLLQSLMVGFFLIPSLVFLYYLQIWRRKNPSINTSTTRIAPEAAGAWPIIGHFHLLGKNAVPHITLGAMADKYGPAFTIRLGLYHALVVSSWEVAKECFSINDRALAGRPKSIAIKYMGYNYALLGFSQYGPYWREVRKIATLELLSNRRLEMFKHVRISEVESSIRELYEMWVEKNNSACSVRVDMKKWLADLTLNIIVRMVVGKRYFGNDTACNMDERLLCQEGIRDCIHYLGIFIMSDALPFLEGLDVQGYEKHMKRSAKNMDSILQRWLDEHRQDRSSMSSTKMRIEQDFMDVMISIMEDSKLDYDADTVIKATCFNMILGGNDSIEAILLWALSLLLNNRHVLKKAQEELDMHIGKDRKVDESDIIKLEYLQAIVKETLRLYPAAPLTAHEAMEECTIAGYRVPTGTRIVTNLWKIHRDPRIWSDPYEFRPERFLTSHIGIDFRGQNFELIPFGSGRRMCPGVSFATQVVHLILARLLQGFELGTPSDEHVDMTESSGLTNLKATPLEVLLIPRLPCKLYQMNEMKHIHQS; this is encoded by the exons ATGAATTCTCTTCTTCAGTCCCTCATGGTTGGTTTTTTCCTCATCCCTTCCCTTGTATTTCTTTACTACCTCCAAATATGGAGGCGAAAAAACCCTAGTATTAACACTAGTACTACAAGGATTGCACCCGAAGCAGCCGGGGCATGGCCAATTATTGGTCACTTTCATCTATTAGGAAAGAACGCAGTTCCGCACATCACTTTAGGAGCAATGGCTGACAAATATGGACCAGCGTTCACAATCCGGCTAGGTTTGTATCATGCATTGGTGGTGAGTAGTTGGGAAGTAGCAAAGGAATGTTTCAGTATAAATGATAGAGCTCTAGCTGGTCGACCCAAGTCCATTGCCATTAAGTACATGGGCTATAACTATGCCTTATTGGGATTCAGCCAATACGGACCATATTGGCGTGAGGTTCGCAAGATAGCTACGCTTGAGCTTCTCTCAAATCGTCGGCTTGAGATGTTCAAGCATGTTCGAATCTCAGAGGTTGAATCATCCATAAGGGAGTTGTATGAGATGTGGGTAGAGAAGAATAACTCTGCATGCTCGGTTCGGGTAGATATGAAGAAATGGCTTGCGGACTTGACACTCAATATTATTGTTAGGATGGTGGTCGGAAAGAGATATTTTGGGAACGATACTGCGTGCAATATGGATGAAAGGCTGTTATGCCAAGAAGGAATTAGAGATTGCATTCATTATCTAGGCATATTTATCATGTCAGATGCTCTACCCTTTCTTGAGGGATTGGATGTGCAAGGATATGAGAAACATATGAAGAGGTCGGCCAAGAACATGGACTCTATACTCCAACGATGGCTGGATGAGCATAGGCAAGACAGATCATCCATGAGCAGCACCAAGATGAGGATTGAACAAGACTTCATGGATGTTATGATATCCATCATGGAAGACTCTAAGCTTGATTATGATGCGGATACTGTCATCAAGGCGACTTGCTTC AATATGATTCTAGGAGGCAATGATAGTATTGAGGCGATTCTTCTATGGGCTCTTTCACTATTACTCAACAATCGTCATGTACTGAAAAAAGCACAAGAGGAGTTGGACATGCATATCGGTAAGGACAGAAAGGTAGATGAATCAGATATCATTAAATTGGAATATCTCCAAGCTATTGTCAAGGAAACATTGCGATTATACCCGGCAGCTCCATTAACAGCACATGAGGCCATGGAAGAGTGCACTATAGCTGGTTATCGGGTCCCGACTGGCACCCGAATAGTGACAAATCTATGGAAAATCCATCGAGATCCACGTATATGGTCTGACCCATATGAATTTCGTCCAGAGAGATTTCTTACAAGCCACATAGGCATTGATTTTCgaggtcaaaattttgaattaataCCGTTTGGGTCTGGAAGGAGAATGTGTCCTGGGGTTTCTTTTGCTACTCAAGTTGTGCACTTGATTCTTGCCCGTTTGCTTCAAGGGTTCGAGCTTGGAACCCCTTCAGATGAACATGTGGATATGACAGAGAGCTCAGGGTTAACCAATCTCAAGGCAACCCCACTTGAAGTCCTTCTCATCCCTCGTCTTCCTTGCAAGCTTTATCAAATGAATGAGATGAAGCATATCCATCAATCTTAA